Part of the Zea mays cultivar B73 chromosome 4, Zm-B73-REFERENCE-NAM-5.0, whole genome shotgun sequence genome is shown below.
AACTCCGCCCTCCTTATAGAATGGATCGAAGAAGAGCCTTCTGAGCAAGAATAATTTATCTTTGTTGCATCAAAGAAAAAACTCAAGAATAGAATGAAAAGATAAAATCTCCTTTCACAAGAAAAAGAAGGTTCTTGCATAGGAAGGTATTAGTTTGCCTAATAGAAGAGTTAGAGTTATTAAACCTTTTACCTTTTGAAACGCGGACAAAAGAAGAAATGACATTACAAGCATTGATATGGAACCATAGATGCCTAAAAAGGGGTAAATACATTTCGAAATAATCTCTTCTCTCAATATAATATTCATTTTTTAGCCTACAAGAGACTATGGTGGAAGACTATGATGAAAAAATCTTAAAATTTTTATCCGAACTAGAACTACCTTTGGTTATGGAACTGGTCCAAAGGTAGATCTCGGGTAATTGTAAAAAGTATAAATATAAACTTATATGACATTACATCATTTAAGTGAGGTGattatatgatttaggataacctTCAGGATAATCAAAATAGAACAAAATAAATCTAATGGTAGTTTATTGTGTTGCTTAGGAAGAAATAAAATTGGCTTTTTAACTGAACATTCTCATTTTAGTGCCTTTAATTTTGGACCCCTCCTAATTAGTAACATCAAAATCATTATGCATGCTAAAGAGAGAAACAAAAACAATGGGATACATAAACATTATGGCCTCTTTAACTGCTTCTTACACTTCCATGTGTAAAAGGGAATGATACATGACCGATGGACTCTTCACTTAGTCTAATAATTAATAATTTCCTATCCTTGAAAACATGATTGGATTTTAGTATCCAAATAATGGGAAGATATTTTTCCTTACACTTTTATAAAAACTTCCTAGAGAAGTTTCTAATCATAACCCCATGCTCATTTTTTCTGAATCCAAAACCAACTAAAGCACATCTAATTCATATTTGAAACAATTGGTTAAGCAATTCCGAGTTTTTTAACTAGGCTAAAAGCATATTAAAGTTTCCATGTTGAGCTAAATCAGCACTTGACAAAATATAAGGAAAACTAAAACTTATAAAACAATATTTGAAGTCTAGGGTTTCAACCTTTATGATTAGTTAAGAAAGCAAAGAAAAGGGTTCCATGTGGAGTTATCCAGCTTGGAAATTCAGGAAGAAAATGTTGATCTCTCTAATGAACAATGGCAGAAAAAATGCCTCCATGGAGAGAACCATAAACTTAGAACTAGAAGAAATTTATTGGGTTAACATGTGCCATGAACATAGGTTGTTTAAATACAACTTGAATACCGGTGAGGccactagagggggggggtgaatgggagccactatAAATTATTGACTTGTGAGCACATGACTTTGATTACTACTAAAAAATCACCTTCTTGCAATGGGCAAAAATCGTTGCGAAAGGCACCAATTGCGATAGAACAACTGTCGTTGCCTGCTGTTGCAGAAAACAGAGTGGCAATAGGATATAGCAACAATTTTACGTTCTGTTGCAATTACTACATCTTTTGCAACGTATTCAAGTGTTGCAATAGTTCGGTTTTACAATGGACTATTCTGTTGCAATAAGTTATATTGCAACATTTACGATAGTTGCCAAAAACTCTATTGCCACAACATATTTCATGGTAATAAGTGTTAATGTCACGTTTAAATCTGTTGCAAATGGTTTTGTTACCACATGATGCTTCGTGGCAACAAAACACTAGTGCCACACAAGTGACTCATGGCAACAAGATGTATTGCAATGCAAATAATTTCGTTGCATTTGATCATTTTGCAACATAATGTGTCTCGTGGCTACATGATCTTTTTGCTATAAAAATTATCTATGGTAAGAACCGTTATAACAACAACAAAAAAATATCATAACTAATGATGTTGCAACAAGAATAAAAGGTTGCGACTACTGAAGTCCCAACGAAATAGATCCATGGTAATTACATCTTATTGCAACAAAAAAATCATTGCAACTGAACCATCCAACAACTAATAAAACCGTTGCATTTACACATATTCAAACCCACAATTTATACGACAATGCATTTTGCATTTCTATTGGGTATAAAATGTTATGAAAAGAATTATATTTTACATCAGTAACGTCAGAACCAAAATTGACAACCATAATATTTGTCTCTTGTCTCATATATTAACTATATCCATACCATAAGTTGTAACAAATAGGTTGCACCAAATAAATAGTGGCCAAATACAAATTAATTTGATAACATAGCTCACAATCACAGCATCCTCGTACTAGCTTGGATTGTGATAACATAGATAATAAACTACTCAGGACTAGCAAATTATTGGAAGTTTTTTTTGCCATCGTGTACCCCTCCATCCCCTCCATTGATGCAAGCAATGGTTAGCTAGGCTGACGACGATATCACGACGACAAGGGATTCAAGCGAAGACTAAAGAGCGCGAATACTGAAGAGTGAGCTCCACTACGGAGGGAGCGCACAGAGCGGGTGAAGGCCTAGGTGCTCCCTCCGTCTCGGCGGGTTAGCGAGTTCCAACACTAAATTTAGCATTTGAAGAATAAACGATGATCGGGTATAGGTGGAGGGTACGTGTTACGAACAACCTTGGAAGCCTCGCATGAATAATTGTTCATAGTAAAAAAGGAGGTTTGCCATTACGTGAATAATTGTTCATAGTACAAAAGAATGTTTGCCATAATGTGTATAATCAGGGGCGGATCTACGTCCGGGGCTGCCTGGGCTGCAGCCCCGGTCGTGGTCCGCGAGCGAATAGGCCCAGTACAAGCAGTCGCATCTCCGCCTCCACTCCTCTAGCCGCCAGCCACCGCTCGCCCACTCCGCTCGCCGAGTCGCCGTCTCGGGGTCTTGCGTCTAGCCGTCTCCACCTCCTCTCGCCCTCTCCGGTCGACGGTCGTGGACTCATGAGTTGTGGGCGCTGCCGCGCTGGCTCCGTAGCCTGTAGGCTCCCGCAGGCCCGCCTCCGGTCGTGGACACTCGCCGTCTCCAGTGGGCGGTCGTCGTCTCGTCGTCTTCCTGGAAGCAGAACAGTGCACTGTTTTGAATTGTTCTGTTGGCAGACATCTTTGGATTAATGTTTaaattatatcttgtgtcatattaAATATCAgttatattgtttttgtttggttTAAAAAATTTTATAGCCTTAGCTTAGTAGCCCCCTCTTGGATCAATCCTGGATCCGCCACTGTGAATAATTGTTCATAGTACAAAAGGAGGTTTGCCATAACATACATGCCTTAGAAGCCTTAATTAGAATCCTCACGTGAATAATTGTTCATGGTACATGTTCAAGTAAATAATTGTTCATGGTACATGTTCAAATACTATATGGCATTTGTTTAGAAAAATTAAACGATGGGAACGAGAGAGTATTGAGTATGTGTATACGTGCAACAATACTGATGTGTATACGAGAGAGTAtgaggttgtatgtctgagtcatCTCCGAGCCGTTCGACACGTCTGTGGGCATCTACCAGAGATTCCCTACTAGGGATACGGAGACGCCCCCATTCCATCCTCATCTGCTCGCTCCGTCTCCCGGTTCATGCCATCCCCATACGGCCACTAACTCCTACATTCCACAGATGTGTTTCCGTAGCAATTCCTTGCCTGGTGGGAAACTCAGGGCAGATTTGAAGACTGCCGGCAAAGATCCAGCGAGGAGGTGGCGTATCCATCCCAAAATCGCAACATCTGGACTAAGTGAAGGAGCTGAATAAGCACGTATCACCCTCGTCGTCCTCGCCGCCAATGCCTCCACGGCCGAGGCGCCACTCGTCGTCGCGCACAAGAATGCTTCGCTCTACTGCCAGATCCGATCCGCGCGCGTGAGTATCGCTGGTCCCCCATAGCTGAGATGTGGTTTGTTACTTATGTAGTCTGCTGATCTGGCTCTTCTTTTTTTGGAGATTTGAACACACCTTCAATTCAATTGATAGTTTTGCCGAGATAGTGGACGAAGAAAAATGCCAGTCCACGAACCCTATCCATCCGCCGTCCTCGATGAGCAGGTCCACCAGATGCTTCACAACTCGCGTGCCGAGCTCGACGCCCCATCAGCAGCTTCCTCTCTCCAGGGTGTAGGCAAGTCCCCGAACACTATCCCTCCGCCCGTCACACTGTTCCCGATTTCTAGCCTAATTTATGTATGTGCATGAATAATTAGTTTATAGGTTATGCGCCATAGCTTTTATGTCTAAAAGAATTGTGACAATTGTGCTTGGTTTTACCTTTTTAGTTTCAGTTCTGAAAATACTTGTACATAAGGTGTAATTATGACAGTTCTGAAAAAAGGAAAGGGAAAATTTGTGTTGTACTCTATAAGTAGAACAATGTTAGTGGCATTAACCAATTTCTTGTGTGAGAAGATAATTGTACCCATTTCTATGTGTAATGTCTTCTTGTTCCCATTTCTTTTTCTAGCAGCTAATTGTTCCTCTTCCATTTCCAATGCTTTCAGCCATTTGCCTCTTAATGAGGTTTCAGCTTCAGAATTGGTGGTGCCATTTTCTCATGGACAACCCAAAGCAGCCAGGCGCCTATGGTGGGTCTCAGGTAACTAAACTCTATGGTGATGTTGTTGTCAGTCTGGTAAACCATAGTTGTCTCAATTTTTCAAATCCTTAGTGTATTTGGGATGCTTAGCAGAATAAAAAGATTACTTCCAAGTATGTGTGTCAGTTGGCGCATACATTATTAAGAATATAAAAATAAGAGGTACGTGATTGTAAGATCATTACAAATGAAATATATAATAGTTACACGATTGTACGTGTTTGCCTCAATTCAGTGTGTGCCAATAGTCTGTGACTTTTCTTTTAAACAAAAAAATCATCATCATTTGCGTCTCGTGATGAGTCCATAGGTGCTACATATCCATCATCAatgtatgtgttgtcttcttcatCCTCCTCATCTGCTAACCCAATATCATACGTTTCTTCTATAAATTCATCAAGCGCTTTCTCAATGACACAAGCATCACCGGTTACACCTTCCATGTCAGACCTTCTCCACTTCACCAATACTTCATCACTGCTTGAAACACTCATGCCTTCCAATCCCACATCTATTGAATCAAGatcaatttctgaattttcagattctGGCATGGCGAACAGATTTCGGGGTTTCATTCTTACAACAGTGCACCAATCTTTTTTCTTTGTACCATTGACATAAAATACCTGCTCAGCTTGTGAACCAAGAATATAAGGCTCATCTAAATAGCACAACCGAGTTTTATCAATATCAATAATTCCATACTGATCCCTTTGGTAGCCTCTTCCTTTGTTCTTGGCGGTAGGAACATGTAACCAGTTGCACTGAAAGAGGACAATTTCCTTTCCTTGAGGAAAATCTAGTGCAATAATTTTTTTAATCACACCATACCAGTCAATATTACCGGAGCTTTCATCTCCTTTCACAACAACACCACTATTTTgtgtgcataggttttgctctatttTTTCTATACGAAAAAGAAATCCATTGATGAAGCATCTGTTGAAAACACGAGCCCGATGGTCTGGTCCTTGTGAAAGTGTGTAGAGCAGGTCACTTGTCTTCCATTATTGATTTAGTTTGCTGATCTGCAGCCAACGAAATATGCTTAAGTTATTTGCAAATATAATATGGAGCAGCAGTTAGTGGATGACATTACAAATAAAACAAATTACTCACAACCCAcctttcgctcgaaccagcctacaAATTGTTCCTTGTGCCTTTGATCAACATTCCGTGTACTTAATTATTTTAGTTCGTCCATATGCTCGCTACAATATTTTAAAATAGGGCTTCAGGTAATTCAAATTCTATGAAACATGCCAATGCATAGTATCAAAAAATAGATTTTGAAATAAGATCTTACTTTATCCATTTAGTAGCCTCATCACAATTTTGTAATATGTAGTGCCTCATCCGCTGCAGCTCACTCCTAGAAAGTGACTCGACAGTGAATCCTTTCTTAGTGTAGTCAATGTTGGCAAATATGCTTAGGCCAGATGGTGGTTCACTCACAGCAGCAGCTTCATGACGGTCTACATGATTAAGCTTGgtttccacgtcttgcaagaagcgACTGCAAAATGTCATGCACTCCTCTAATATATATCCCTCAGCTATCGAGCCTTCAGGGTGCGCTTTGTTTCGTACATAGGCTTTAAGAGTACGTAGATATCTCTCAATTGGATACATCCATCTATAGCACACTGGTCCACCAAGTTTAGCCTCTTCAGCTAGATGAATTGGCAAATGGATCATTATATCAAAAAAGGCTGGTGGGAAAATCATCTCAAACCGACAAAGGGTTTCAGGAATCGAGGTGCTCAACTGCTCTAAATCTTCAGCACTCAGCTCCTTTGAACATATTGCATTAAAGTACCTACTAAGTTGAATCAATGGAAGAGCAacattttctggcaaaacattgcgaATTGCAATGGGTAATAGTTTTTGAAAAATAACATGACAGTCATGAGTTTTTAGACCAGATACCTTACACTTGTTCACATCCACACTCCTCTTAATGTTAGAGGCATAACCATCAGGCATCTTCACACCTTCTAGGAATTGGCATAACCATGTCATCTCATCCTTACCCAATGTGTAAAGTGCTGATGGCAAGGTGTATTTTCCATTCCCAAGCACAATGTGTTGATCCTTCCTGATGCCTAAATGCTCCATGTCAAGTCGAGCCTTCTCGCCATCCTTAGATTTCCCTTCCATACCTAGCAAAGTCCCCAATATGATGTCATAAATGTTTTTCTCAATGTGCATCACATCCAAATTATGCCTTACGAGCAATTTTTCCCAGTATTGTAGTTCAAAAAAATACTCTTTTTCCTCCAATTGTGCCATCTAGTTTCTTCCTCacgctgcttccttttccttgtagACTTCCCAAAAGTGATTTGCTCAAAACTTTCATACTATTGCAGAACCCCTTCACCACTCAATGGCACTAGAGGCTCCCTTGTTTCCACAGTATTGTTGAAACTGGCCTTGTTTTTGTGCCACCTATGATCCATAGGCAGAAACCGACGATGTCCCATGTAGCAATGCTTGGATCCACATTTCAACCATAAGAAGTCGGTATCCTTGTGGTAGTATGGACATGCAAACTTGCCTTTTGTGCTCCAGCCAGATAACATCCCATATGCTGGGAAGTCATTTATTGTCCAGAGAAGAATTGCTCTCAAATTAAaattcttcttctccttggcatCCCATGTCTCAACACCTTTTTCCCAAAGGTCTTTGAGCTCATCAATCAGAGGCTGCAAATATACATCAATATAGTTTCCTGGAGAGTTTTTACCGGGTATCAACATTGACAACATCCAGAAAGGTTGTTTCAAACACAACCAAGGTGGCAAGTTGTAAGGGATTAAAATGACAGGCCATATAGTGTACGCAACATTGACCatcccaaatggattgaagccatCAGATGCAAGACCCAACCGAATGTTACGAGGATCAGTAGCAAAATCTTTGTATATGTTATCTACATGCTTCCATGCCTTAGAGTCAGCAGGGTGCCTCATTTTGTTATCTTGGACTAAGCCCTCCTTGTGCCAACGCATATATTCAGATGTGGTCGAATTCATATACAACCTTTGCAATTGAGGAATAACTGGGAAATATCTTAGGATTTTCCGCGGGGCACGCTTGTTGGTTGCCTCCTCATGATGCCCAGAAATCGTTGGTTGCCATCTAGACTCACCACATGTTGGACATGTATCCATGGCTGCATATTCTTTCTGAAACAACAAACAATCATTGACACGTGCATGTATCTTTTGGTAGTCAAGGCCAAAATCATGAATAACCTTTTGTACTTTATCCAATGTGTCCGGAACACAGTGGCCTTCTGGGAGAACAAGCCGAAACAACTGAAGTACGACCGCTAATGCACTTTTACTAAGACCAAACATGCATTTAATCTGAAAGAGCCTTACTATAAAAGATACCTTAGTGACCTCCTTGCAACCTGGATACAATTCCTTCTTTGCCTCTGTTAATAGATTAAAGAATGCCTTTGCTTTTGCATTTGGCTCTTCATTAATATTTCCTACGATGTCTTCGTGTATAGCACCACTGATTAGTGTTGAAACTAGTTCGGTCACAGAACCACTGTCACCTGTTTCATCATCATTGACAACTGCTGCAGCATTGCCCTCATCTGAATCATTTGCTTGGTTTCCTTCTTCGATGAAGCTCTCATCAAACCCTCTAATAACCAAGTGACTATGAACCTGAGATTGTGTTCTGTAGGACATGCATCGACATCTTGAACATGGACATGGTGCAGTTTCTCCTCTAGCAGTGCCACCAAATGTAGTTTGTATGAACTTTCTGAAATTTGTTTGCCACTCATTTGTCGTGAAGTGCATGCGCATCCAACTCCTATTATTCTGAGACATGGCTTTCTAGTATAAGATAGGAATCACTAGCCGGGACCTATAACAAAAAAAACAAAGTTAAACTGATTTTCAGTCATAACCAGTATTGAGCTTTAAAGTTTAATGATAAGTTATTAATTCATGCAATATGTAGTCACTAGCAACAACATAGTTTTCAAAATCCTATTTACTCTCCTGTTAGCAAGTTGACATGAGATGTTTGTGGTATATATGTAGATATCTTGATGTGTAGCTGCTAAGTGATTTCCAGCCATTCAAATGTTATTGACATGCATATATACAGAGGGAAACTGAAGCCATAGAAAACATTACAATTGGTGACAAGGCCTGTGATGTTTAATAACACAATGTAATACTATCTAATTCCATATATTTGTTACAAGGTAATGTGTGCTGAATTGCATTGAGAGAAAATAATTAAGTGTGTTGTGCATAGGCATTTGTTTGAAGCAATGTGCACATCACAACAATTCTTGCTATCAGTCACACTTGAAAACATTTTGGTGCCGACATGCCTAGAATTATTTTGGTGCCGACGCTAATAACAGTTTCAGAATTTTCCCTTTGCATAATTGTAGTTTCAGAATCACAGTTTCACatccattttttttaaaaaaggatCGTTAATACTAATATCTTTGTGCAGTGTAGTTCATCAGTTCAAAAGGCAGTTTGCACATCTTGAGGAGCATCATAGTGAGAAGGAGAAAGAGGTTCTACACTGCAAAGAGAGCATGCTTCTTTACCAAGGTACATGATTCATGAGTGCAGTGTACCTTTGATGTGTGGTTAGGGTTCTTTTATAGGAGGAATAAAAATGTGGCATTACTAGTTACTACCAACGCGTATCATTGAATTCATAGAAGAATAGTCATACACAACAATTGCAGTCCCTCTTAAATAGCCTCCTAGTACCTCCATTATAATTTTTTCTATATGAGGACAATAGTACTTCcattttatttttttatatacCAGTCCTGTACGCCAAACCTCGTAGTAACAAACTTTTCCACATGACAACAATCTTGTTATACACATGTGCTACATGCTTACATCACTGAAAGAATTTTCTTACAACAATCTTGTTATAAATGGAGCATATTGATTTAGGACCCAACTCGCAGCTGGAAGATACTTTCAGTTTAGAGTAAACGCAAGAGTTATTTAAAAAAACACTTGCCAAGTTACTGATTGTACCAATTGAGAAAAAATGAGTAGGGAGCATATTCAGTTTCTTGATTGATATTGCTGTTATCTATCATAGTCATAAGAACCCAAGCTACACAAGCAACTGAGACAACAAAACCAGGTTTTTTTTGTCAAGGATATTGCTTTCTTAGTTGGTTATTCATATTAACTAGGCATATGAGAACATCGAGAAATACAGGACAATGGTTTGGCACAACTTCCACACACGAGCCACTGCAATGTTGTCCATTAACTTTATATATTATCGTAAATGCTTTAATCTCTTCTATGCCATCCTTCCCTATTATCACCATTAGTTCACATTTATTTTGACTCTAACGGACATGATGTGTAATTTTTATGCAGGTACAACAGCCATAAAACTGAATATTATTTGGCTAGAACCTGAAATGGCGGAAACTCTCAGGAATCATGGTGCAACCGTGCATAGATCACTTGTCTAAACTAGTTACATCGTTGTGATTAAGAATAAGGATTACCTGATGGTTGTCTCCTATTTTCTGTTGTAGTGCAAACCGTCTAAAGCTAACTGTTGGATGGGGTTGGCGAAGGTGTGCTTGAATAAGGATCACCTGAAGGCGTGGAGTCCCTGGCTGCTGGTTGTTGTGTGTCCTGGCGGGCGGTAGTTTGAGTCCACTGCAGGCAGTGGCGGCTGTAATATGTACTAGTATAGGCATGCAGACAACAATTGGAAATTGTATGATTCATGTGATCATTTTCCTTGTATTCTTTTCTATTGTTGGTTATATATCAGATTTTAGAAGATTCTTGTGATCCTTTTCCTTGTATTCTTTTCTATTGTTGGTTATATATCAGATTTTAGAAGATTCTTGTGATCCTTTTCCTTGTATTCTTTTCTATTGTTGGTTATATATCAGATTTTAGAAGATTCATGTGATCTTTTTCCTTGTATTTTATTCACCTGCGTGTTTTATTGATGTGTGTCTCAGAGAACAGAAACTTCTAGATTGTTCTTTGTATTTTTCTTGTAACATATCAATAAATTGAATATATTTCCCATCGCGATCCAGACACAGAACGCAAAGTTGGATCATGGCTTAGACATGTCGCGCGCGGCAGGTCCGTATATACTACGATTTACTTGGCCTTACGCAGACATGAGAGTATATGACATAGGGTGGCCTCACCCTCCCTGCACGCCCGGTCGGTTTGGATGAAAAAAAAGAATTCTATGCACATGCCGCGTCTCGCTTTACACTGCTACTAATGCTACCACTTTACTGATGTTGTAATATCCAGTGAGCCACTAGGGACATTTTGCAACAACTGTTCTAGTGATAGCAATAACATCTTTCTCTTGCAACGAAAGTCATGATTATTGCAACACACAAATAAAGTGGCAAAAATGTGCATatattgcaaccacttttaaaggcTGTGGCAATAACTAACACGTAATGCTACAACTTTACTGATGTTGTAATATCTGGTGAGCCACTAGGGACATTTTGCAACAACTATTCTAGTGGTAGCAATAACATCTTCATGATTATTGCAACGCACAAGTAAAGTGGCAAAAAAGGTGCATAaattgcaaccacttttaaaggttGTGGCAATAAGTAACACCTAATGCTACAACTTTATTGTTGTTGCAATATCCGTGTGACACTAGAGTAATTTGGCAACAACTGTTCTAGTGGTCGCAATAACACTTTTCTCTTGCAACGAAAGTCATGGTTATCGCAATGTACAAAAAAGTGGCGAAACGGTCCATatattgcaaccacttttaaagtTCATGGCAATAAATAATATCTAATGCAACAAAAATATTGTTGTTGCAATATCTGTCGTGGCATTAGGGTGATTTTGCAACAACTGTTCTAGTGGTCGCAATAACACCTTTCTCTTGCAACGAAAGTCATGGTTATCGCAATGCACAAAAAAAGTGGCAAAACGGTCCATatattgcaaccacttttaaaggtcGTGGCAATAAATAACATCTAATGCAACAAAAATATTGTTGTTGCAATATCTGTCGTGGCATTAGGGTGATTTTTTAGTAGTGGATCCTAAAATTAAACTTGGAAACCCTATAGGGCCTCAAAGCGGCAGATCAGAGTATAATACAAACTAGTGTCGTTTGTATGCACCAAAAACCTTAAGAAATGCAGACCTaacttcctaggaaaattaaattCAAAAGCACGAGGAAGTAGGCGCAACAGTGCTGGGCAGAGGCGTGATAATGCCAGACCATGCAGTGCCTTGCACACGTGCGGCAGTGTCGCGCACCGTAAATTTCTCAGGATGATCTCAAACTTCACAGTTAGTTTGCGCAGGGTAAAAGATGTTTACTGGTGAAGTATGAACCAAAGCAAAACAAAAAATTGAAGCGCGGATCAAAAATCCTGAGAGAGCtagggttttgttggggttttctcaaAGCGAGCTCAAAGAGAATTCAACTCGGATCACGACCAAGAACTACACTGTAAGGGCGTACACATTGATCCAAAGAGTCTATCTCCTCACAAACCAATCCAAAACAACACCCAAGAACTCAAAGGTTCTCCACAAATCCACAAGAGAAGGGAAGGGAAGAACACGAGATTGAAACAACTCTAAATTTCAGCAAGGATGCAAAATTGAGATGGAAAAGTGGCAAAAAATGTGGGCCATACCGGTGACCCTTCCTCGAATTATGCAGATCACAAAAACAGTCAATCATTACAGAATCATTGTGGATCCATCGGCTCAATAGGTGACTACCTAGAGAGGAAACTAGGAGTTCAAAACAAATGCTCTAAACAAAATGGCAGCCAAGAGAGATAGGTGTAACAACAGCCCTAAGCCTCTATTTTCATAGGGTTATTTCCATTTTCTAAATTACCCCTTTTTACATAGAGCCTATTCACTCCACTGGGGCAAA
Proteins encoded:
- the LOC103653605 gene encoding uncharacterized protein isoform X2; this encodes MPVHEPYPSAVLDEQVHQMLHNSRAELDAPSAASSLQGVAICLLMRFQLQNWWCHFLMDNPKQPGAYGGSQFISSKGSLHILRSIIVRRRKRFYTAKRACFFTKVQQP
- the LOC103653605 gene encoding uncharacterized protein isoform X1, with the translated sequence MPVHEPYPSAVLDEQVHQMLHNSRAELDAPSAASSLQGVAICLLMRFQLQNWWCHFLMDNPKQPGAYGGSQFISSKGSLHILRSIIVRRRKRFYTAKRACFFTKCKPSKANCWMGLAKVCLNKDHLKAWSPWLLVVVCPGGR